The Arcobacter porcinus sequence GATATTTCCATATAAAGTCCTTTTTTCATAGATTTAACTTCATTCATATTTCTCTCTTTAAAGTCATTTATAAAAGAGTTTAAATCAAAATCTTCATCTTTGTTTTCACTTATTATAAGTTCTAAAACTGCAAGTTTTTCAATAACTTTATCAAGTTCCTCTTCAACTAAATCTCTGTGAGTTTGTTCAACAATATCAAAGAATTTTGATTTTGGACTCCCAAAGAAGATATCATCTTCATCTTCTGTGAACCAATCTTTAAATTTTGACATTAGTTGTTTTCCAATCTTACTCTTACACTTTTTGCATGAGCTGTTAAACCTTCTGTATCAGCCAACAGTGCACAAGGTTCTCCTAAAGATTGAATAGCTTTTTTAGAAAAACTAATTATTGAGCTTTTTTTCAAAAAGTTTTCAACATTTAATGGGCTATAAAACTTAGCAGTTCCACCTGTTGGTAAAGTATGATTTGGACCAGCTATATAATCCCCAATTGGTTCAGGTGTGTTTTCACCTAAAAATATTGCTCCAGCGTGTTTTATATATGGTAAAAGTTCAAAAGGGTTTTCTGTCATTACTTCAAGGTGTTCAGGAGCAATATCATTCATAAGTTCTATTGCTTCATCCATATCTCTTGCAATAATTATAGCTCCTCTTTCATCTATTGATTTTCTAGCTATTGTTTCTCTTTCTAGTTTTGATAAATATGTTTCAACTTCAATATCTGTTTTTCTTGCAAGTTTTTCACATGTTGTAATCAAAATAGAACTTGCCATTTCATCATGTTCTGCTTGAGAAAGTAAATCTATTGCAATATAGTTTGCTTTTGCATTTTTATCAGCTAAAATCCCAATTTCACTTGGACCTGCTATCATATCAATATTTACTTCTCCAAAAACAAGTTTTTTTGCTGTTGCAACAAAGATATTACCAGGACCTGTTATTACATCTACTTTTGGAATAGTTTTTGTTCCATAAGCCATAGCTGCAACGGCACTTGCTCCTCCAACTTTATAAACCTTTGAAACTCCACATAAGTGACAAGCTGCTAAAAGCAACTCATTTACTTCATTATTTGGAGCTGGTGTACATACAACTATCTCTTTCACATTTGCAACTAATGCTGGAATTGCATTCATAAGAAGTGAGCTTGGATATGCAGCTTTTCCTCCTGGAATATAAAGTCCTGCTCTATCAACAGGAGTTACTTTTTGCCCTAAAATAGTTCCATTATCTTCAAAATCAATCCAAGATTTTGGAAGCTGTTTTTCGTGATAAGCTTTTATCCTATCATAAGCTGTGTGAAGTGATTTTCTTAATTCATCATCAATATTTTTATATGCTTTTTCCATATCATTTGTAGAGATTAAAAGTTCATTTGCATCTTTAAATTCCCATTTATCAAACTTCTCTATATGTTTTTTTAAAGCTTCATCACCATTTTCAATAATTTCATCAATAATATTTGTAACAATTTTTGAAACATCTTTTATATCACTTTTAGCTCTTGCTAAAATATTTTCAAACTCTTCTTTAAAATTCTTATCTTTTGTATTAATTATTTTCATTTAATTTTCCTAATATCTCTTTTACAATATTTTTTAAATCTTTTTTTTCAACATCAATTACAATATTTGAAACTTTTTCATACTCTTTTTCTCTTGTATTAAAAAGCTTCAAAGCCTCTTTTTTATTTTGTAAAAGTGGTCTTTTTTTAAGTTTATTCTTTGCATTTGGTGCTTTTTTTATTCTTTCTAAAATTCCATCAAAAGATGATTTTAAATATATTACTAAACCAATATTTTGAAGATTTTCTTGTTTATAAAATCCACCACCTGTTGAAATAATTGTATTTTCTACACTATTTTCAAGCCAAAGAGCAGTTTTTTTCTCTAAATTTCTAAAATAAGCTTCGCCATCACTAGCAAAAATATTTTTAATTTTTCTATTTTCCATACTTTCGATTAAATCATCTGTATCAATAGAAAACATTGAAGAATTTTTCACTAAAGCTCTTGCAACTGTACCTTTTCCAACACCCATAAAACCGATTAAAATAATATTGTTTTTATTCATTTTCATTCTTTTTTCAATAATTTTGGATTATATCTAAATATTAGTAAATTTTCTTTTGTATCTCTCTAACATTGTTTCATTTCCTAAAATTCCACCTTGATGAATATATAAAAAAGTATAATTTTCTTTATTTTCTAAGTTCTTAACATAATTTTCAAAAACAATCCATCCTAAACTATCATAAAGTAAATCAAACTCTATATCTGTTTGCTTTAAAATTTCAATATGCTTAAGATAAAATTCTTTATATAATTTCCCAAAATGATATTTTTTATCTTTTTCTAAAATTTTTGGATGATTAGTTTTTTCAAGCTCTAAAAACTGTTTTTCTAAATATTCATCATCTCCCACACAAGAGTTTGTAAGCACTTCAAAAGGAAGATAGTGTTGTAAATATAAAGCAGTTGTTCCAGTTCCACTTGGCAAAAATATTTTTAATTTTTTAGAATCTATATCTATTTGTTTTGCCCAAGTTTTTATCTCATTTGCTAATATCTCTATTCCATATTTAGCCTCTTTTACAGCTCCACCTTCACTTATAAATAACTCATCTTTTAAAAAAGTTTTTGGAACTTCACCAACTATTATATTCATTCCATTTTCAATAGCTTTTTTATAATTCCCACTTGGATTTTCCTCTAAAAATTTAGGAATATGTGAAACATAATAATCAAAATCCAATGATTTTAACTTTGCTAAAACACTCAAAGAGTACATTGCATTTGATTGGTTTGAACCATGAGAAACTATCTTTTTATAATCTTTTAAATTTTTATTTAAGAAATAGTGAAATTTTCTTGCTTTGTTTCCAGAGAAATCTTTATGCAATAAATCATCTCTTTTTACAAAATATTTTTGAGAATTTAAAATAACTTCATCTACTTTTGAACTTTGAAAATCCATAAACTAACCTTATTAATTAAACTTTCATTATAATATAAAAAAATTAAAAGGTTAGTTTATGGATATTTTAGAGTTTATTCACAAAGGTGGAGCGATTGTTTATATTTTAATAGTTTTAAATTTTATTGGTTTTTCAATAATTATCTACAAATTTCTAACTTTTCCTAAGATTAATAATATTCTACAAAATATAGCAAATAATGTTGATAGAACAAAAAATGTAGAAGCACAAATAGAGTTTGAGATTAAAAAACTTGAAAGAGGATTAGTTGTAATAAAAAATATTGCTGTTATTTCTCCACTTTTAGGTCTTTTAGGAACAGTTGTTGGAATTTATTCATCTTTTGATGTAATTAGTGTAAAAGGTTTAGGAGATCCAACAATATTTTCAGGTGGAATCGCTGTTGCTTTAATCACAACAATAGCAGGAATAATCGTATCAATACCTCATCAAATTGCATATAATCACTTTATATCTTTTGTTGATGAAGCGGAATTAAAAGCCAAAAAAGAGATTTTGGGAGCATAATTATGAGAAGAAGAGAACAATTAGGTCTTGATTTAACTCCTATAATTGATGTTGTTTTTATTCTTTTAATTTTCTTTTTGGTTACAAGTGTTTTTAAAAAAGAGGAACTAGCTTTAATGCTTGATTTACCAAAAGCTGAAGCAAGTGGAGTTCAAGTAAAAACTGAACAAATTTTCATAGAACTAAACCTTGATAAACTAGCAATAAAAGGAATAGAAGTTTCATTTGACTCTTTAGAAGACAATCTAAAAGCAATAGAGAATAAAAATGATGCAATTGTTGTAAGAATAGATAGTAAAGTTCCTTATGAAAGAGTTGTAAAGCTTCTTGATTTGTTACAAAAATACAATTTAAACAACTTAGCTTTAGTAGCAAATGATATTAAAAAATAATTCAAAAGGAGAATATTTGCAAACAGCAAATCTAAAAAACTACTTCTTTTATTTAGCTAGTTTTGTAATAATTATGGCTGGAATTAAAATGGCTAGTGAAATAGTAATAATACTATTTCTAGCTATTTTTATATCAATAATATTTTCATCTGTTTTAATTTTTCTTCAAAAAAAAAGAATTCCAAAACTTATTTCATATATTATTTTAATACTAATTGTTTTGACTATTGGTTTTATTTTATCTTATGTAATAAATATCTCTCTAAAAGACTTTTTAAAAAACATCCCTATGTATGAAGACAATCTTAAACATTTGGTATTTAATTTAATAAATTTACTTCATAATTATGGATTTGAACTTAATATTGATAGAGCTGTAATTATGGAAACTTTAAATATTAGCTCATTTTTTGGTATTACAAAAAATCTAATTGGAAGTATTAGTGCATTTTTATCAAAATTTCTATTGATTATTATTGGAGTTGCTTTTATTCTTGCAGAATCAAAATCTTTTCAAACAAAATTAAAATTAATTTTTAGAAATGATTCAAATAAAATAAATAGCTTTGATCTTTTTTCAGAAAATATCCAAAAATATTTTGTTGTAAAAACTTTTACAAGCTTTTTAACTGGTTTAATCATAGCTTTAATGCTGATCTTCTTTGATGTAGATTATCCTATTTTATGGGGTGTTTTAGCTATGCTATTTAATTTTGTTCCAGTTGTTGGTTCAATTATTGCTTCTATTCCAGCAATAATCCTAGCTCTTATGAGTTTAGATATATTATCTGTTATTTGGATAATTACTTTTTATCTTATTATAAATATCTCTATAAGCAATATTTTAGAGCCAAAACTAATGGGAAAAGAGCTTGGTCTTTCTCCTTTAATAATATTCTTTTCTCTTATTTTTTGGGGATATATTTTAAATATTGTAGGAATGTTCTTAGCTGTTCCTCTTACGATGTCTCTAAAAATTGCATTTGATTCAAATAAAAATACAAGATGGCTTGGAATTTTGATGTCAAATCTATCATCAAAAAGAGTAAAAAAAGTTAATTGATTTTTGTCTATTTTGTATCTATTTAAGATAAATAGATACAAAATTATGTTTTATTTTTTTAGTTTTTATTTAATGCCAAAAGGTCAGAATATGCAATTTTAAGTCTTGCAATCATACTTTCTTGCCCTGCTCTTATCCATTTTCTTGGATCATAATAATTTTTATTTGGTTTATCTTCACCTTCAGGGTTCCCAATTTGTCCTTGTAGATATCCATGATATTTATCTTCGTAAGCTCTTACTCCATCCCAAAATGACCATTGAGTATCTGTATCAATATTCATTTTAATAACTCCATAAGATATAGCATCTCTTATATCTTTTAATTCTGAACCACTCCCTCCATGAAATACAAAATCAACTGGTTTTGAAGAAGTTTTAAAGTTCTCTTCAATATATTTTTGAGAATTTAATAATATTTCTGGACTAAGTACAACATTTCCTGGTTTATAAACACCATGAACATTTCCAAAACTTGCAGCTATTGTGAAGTTTTCACCAACTTTACTTAACTCTTCATATGCATATGCCACTTCACTTGGTTGAGTATATAGTAAAGAGTTATCTACATTTGTATTATCAACTCCATCTTCTTCACCACCTGTAATTCCTAACTCAATTTCAATCATCATATCAAGCTCTTTCATCTTTTTAAAATACTCAACACAAATTGAGATATTCTCTTCAAGACTCTCTTCGCTTAAATCAAGCATATGAGATGTAAAAAGTGGTTTCCCAGTTTTATTAAAGTGCTCTTTTCCTGCATCTAATAAACCATCAATCCATGGAAGAAGCTTTTTAGCTGCATGATCTGTATGTAAAATTACAGGTATATTATAAGCTTTAGCCATTATATGAACATGATTTGCTCCACTAATAGCTCCAAGAACAGCTGCATCTGAAGTTTTTAAACCTTTCCCAGCATAAAACCCAGCTCCACCATTTGAAAATTGAATAATAATTGGCGATTTAACTTTTGATGCTACTTCTAAAACAGCATTTACAGAATCTGTTCCTACAACATTAACAGCTGGTATTGCAAAACCTTGCTCTTTTGCATATGCAAAAAGTTTTTTAGCTTCACTACCTGATAAAACTCCAGCATTTACAACATCTAATACACCCATACAAAACTCTCCTTATTTAATTACTATTTTTGCTTTTTGTCTAAGATCTGAAACTAATGCTTCAATATCTTTATTTATTTTTTCACTTTTCATGATATTTTCAATATTATCTTTTACTTCATCGTAGCTTAATGATCTAGCAGATGACTTATCTTTTAATAAAATAACATGGTATCCAAATTGTGTTTTTACAGGAGCTTTTGTATAAGCACCTTTTGATAACTTTTTAACAGCTTCAGAAAATTCAGGTACCATCTCATTTGATGCAAACTTACCTAAATAACCACCATTGTTAGCAGATCCATCTTTTGATTTTGAAGCAGCTAATTCTGTAAATTTACTCTCTTTATTGATAGCTTTGTCAAGCTCTTTAATTATACTTTTAGCTTCACTTTCATCGTCAATTAATATATGACTAGCTTCAAAAGTTTCAGGAATATTGAATTTATCTTTATTTTTATCATAAAACTCTTTTTTCTCTTTTTCACTAAATGAAATACTCTCAATTTTTTGTTTTTGCCAAACTTGAAGAGCCAAATCTTCTTTAATTCTATCAAGAGCTTCTTTATAAGTTGGATCTTTCTCAACTCCACTTGATAAGGCATTTTTTGCTAATAACTTTCTATTTATTGCACCATCTAAAATCTGTTTTTTCATATCTTCTGGAAGTTGATCATAATTTACTCTTGGATCTTGAATTAAAATACTAATATCTTGTTTAGTAATTTTATTTCCATTTACAGTTGCATAGTAGTCTTCTGCAAATAGAATAGTCCCAAATAAAGCTGTTGCTAACACAATTTTTTTCATATTTTTCCTTTTATTATTTTCAGATATTTTAACCTTTTCTTGTTAATATAAAATTAAGGCGATATTTTACTATATTTTTCATTTTAATAAGATTTTTAGCTTTTAATTTAAAGAATGTTTAAAAAAACTTTTTTTTATGGTATACTGCGAACAAATTTTAAGATTAATTTAAACTTAAGGATAGAAATGAGAATTTTAATTATAGAAGATGAAATAACTTTAAATAGAACTTTACAGGAAGGATTGATTGATTTTGGATATCAAGTTGACACTGCAGAAAACTATAAAGATGCTGAATACTTCATTGATATTAGAAATTACGATTTAGTTCTTACAGATTGGATGCTTCCAGATGGTGATGGTATTGAGCTTTGTAAAATTGTAAAAAATAGAAGTTCTAGAACAGCTGTTGTAATTATCTCTGCAAGAGATGATAAAGAGAGTGAAATTGAAGCTCTTAAATCTGGAGCTGATGATTTTATTAAAAAACCATTTGATTTTGATATTTTACTTGCAAGAATTGAAGCAAGATTAAGATTTGGTGGAACAAATATTATAGAAATTGATGACTTAGTTATAAATCCAGATGAAGAAAAAATTGAATACGCAGGTGAAGAGATTGAACTAAAAGGTAAACCTTTTGAAGTTTTAACTCATTTAGCAAGACATAGAGATCAAATTGTTTCAAAAGAGCAATTATTAGATGCTATTTGGGAAGAGCCTGAACTTGTAACTCCAAATGTTATTGAAGTTGCTATTAATCAAATTAGACAAAAAATGGATAAACCTCTAAACATTTCAACTATTGAAACTATTAGAAGAAGAGGTTATAGATTCTGTTATCCAAACCAAGTTTCTGAGGAAAAATAGTTTTATAATATGAAAAGTAGAAGTATTTATAAACAGTTTTATATAAAACTGATTATTGCAACTTCTCTTTTCATTCTTTCTTTGTCATTTCTCTTTTTTGAATACTCTAGGAACTCTTTTTATAACAATATTTCTGAAAGCTTATTAGTTCAAGCAAAAAATATTGAAGAAAAATATAAGATTACAAATATAATTGAAGAGAATACAAACCCTTTTTATAGTATTAGACTTATTAATAATATATTATCTTTAAATGTTTATTCTTACTCAAGAATAAGTAAAGATGAAAAAGATTTTGTAAAAATAGATTACCCTTTAAATAACAATTTACTATTAGAAATAAGAAAAGATATAACTTTGGAAAAAGATCTTTTATATACAATCATTCTAAAAAACTATCTATCTTTAGCTGTTCCTATTTTTATTTTGATGCTTATTTACTCTTTGTTTGTTTCAAAAAACTTACTAAGACCTATTGTTGAAATAAATAAAAAGCTATCAAATATGGATGAAAATTCTCTTTCTCAAATTGATACAAAGAACCTTCCAACAGAGTTTTTAACTCTTGCAAACTCTATAAACTCGCTAACAAATAGAATAGGAACTTATCTAAGATTCAAAAAAGAGCTTTATATTGGAATTGCACATGAACTTAAAACTCCACTTGCTGTTATGAAATTAAAAAATGAATTAATGCTTAGAAAACCAAGAGAAAAAGAGGCTTATATTGATACTATTAATCTTACAATTAGTGAAATAAATAGTATGAATATAATGATTAGCTCGATTTTAGATATTGGAAGAACAGAAGGTGCACAATTTGAACAGGCAAAAAATATAGAGTTGGTTTCATATATTAATAAAAAAGTTGAAGATTATAAAATGTTAGCTTCACAAAAAGATATAAATATGAGATTTGTTACAAATGTTTCATCTCTTAATATATCTATTCAAGAGACACTTTTTATGCAAATTCTTCAGAACTTTGTACAAAATGCAATAAAATTTACTCCAAATGAAAAATCAATTGAAATTGGTTTAAAAAAAGTTGATAACCATATAAACATTTATGTTTTAGATGAAGGTTTGGGAATTGATGAATCAGTTGATGTTTTTGCACCATTTAAGAAAATTGGAAAAGAAAATGGAGTTGGTTTAGGTTTATATTTAGCACAAATTGCAAGTGATGCTTTAAATGCTAAAATATCTTTAAAGAACAGAGACGATGGGAAATCAGGTGCTATTGCAAAGCTAGAGCTTCACAATAACAAAGAAGATGAGATTTTCTAAGAGTAAATAGCATTATGCTCTATTTTTGTACACTTATTTTGTACAACTTTTAATCCAGCTTTTAAAGCATTTTGTGCTGCTTCATTATTTGCAAGTCCAAGTTGAAACCAAACAGATTTTATATTTTTTTCATCTTTTATTTTTATAACTTCATCAACTACTTTTAAAATAGCATCAGGTTTTCTAAAAATATCAATCATATCAATAGAAAAAGGGATCTCTGATAAAGATCTATAAACTTTCTCTCCTAATATTTCATCCTCTTTTGGATAAATTGGAACAATTTTAAAACCATTATTTTGTAAATATTGTGCAACTTTGAAAGATGCTTTTTCACTATTTGGAGAAAGCCCTACAATAGCAATAGTTTTTGTCTCTTCAAATATAGCTTTTATCTCTTCTTTATTTGAATTAACTGTTGGAAATTCACACTCCATATTATCTCCTTTATTTTAAATTATCTAATTTATTTTGAATATATTTTTTTATATCTTGAATATATATTGAATCTACAAAATCTTCAAATTTACATCCACTTGCATTTATATGTCCACCACCATTTGCTAATTTCATAGCTAATTGTGAAACATCAAGTTTTCCATCTGCCCTAAAAGATGCATTTCCTTTTTTATTAATATCAATAAAGAAATCATAATCACTATTTGCTCTTAGAAAACTATTTGCAGGAATAGAAATAGAACCTAAACAATAAGTCATAAGTCCTTTTTGTCCATTATAAACTATTGTTAATTCATCTTTTATATTGTCCAAAGATTTTACTAAATATTTTGCACTTAAATTATCTAAAGTATCATCTTTATTCTCTTTTAGATAATCTTTTTTAATTTTATGCATATCATTATCTAAAACTATATGCCTATCTTCAAAATTCAAATAATCTTTTGCTTTATCTAAAATATAAAACTTATATTCTCTATCTAAAGAGGCAAATAAAATACTATTTATCTCTCTTGCTTTTATTATAGATGACATTAAAACTTTTCCAAACTCAAAGTTTTCTACTTCATTTTCTAACCAAATATCAACAGCATTTATAGTATCTACAAGCTCTTTATATTCATCAATCTTTGCATCAAAATTATCTTTTAAATAGTCAAAAACTATTTTTGTAGCACATCTTTTATCATCTAAAAAATACCAATCATATTTTTCTGAGCTTTTTTTACCAGTTATATGATGATCTAATAATTGTAAAGTAATATCACACCCAAACTCTTTTAATTCATCAATATTTTTATCAAGTTCCGCACTCTCTTGAGGAGTTAAATTTAAATCACTTATTATAAAAAGTATTTTTTCATCTTTATGCTTTTCTATATCAAGTAGTGCTTGTTTTAATGCTTGTTTGACCTCTAATCCATAATTTGCATTATAAAAAGTATTTTTAGAGAAAACTTTATTTGTCAAAAATTGACAAGCATATCCATCTAAATCTGTGTGTGAAATATGAAATAATCTCATGATATTATATCTTTCAAAGTAAGTTGAGATAAAAAGTCATTTACTTTAAATTGAAGATTATTTAAAAAAGGCCAAATATTACAAAGCTTTGCTTTATTATTTGGACAAGAACTTATAGAATCTGAACACTCAAAAACCATCGGTGTTCTCTCTTCAGCAGCTACAACTATCTCAAAAATTGTAAGTTCATCAATAGGTTTATTTAAAGTAAATCCACCATTTACTCCTCTATGAGAAGTAACTAGCTCCTCTTTTGCTAGATTTTGCATAATTTTTGCTAAAAAAGATTTAGAAATTTCAAGCTCTTTTGATAATTGATCTACATTTATTGGTTCTTCATGTTTTGATATAGAAATAAGTGATAATAGAGCATATTCGCTTTTTTTTGTTAATAACATATTTTATCCATTATAAATTTTTCTATATTGTACAAAAGATATTATTAAAAGTAGAGAAACAGCAAAAAAAAAGGAGAGAAACTAAGTTCCTCTCCTTTATAAATAATATTTTGAAAAAATTATTTTGCTCTAATTCCTAAATCTTCAACAAGTTTAGTAAATCTTGCATAATCTTTCCCTCTTAAATAAGAAAGAAGTTTTTTTCTTTTTCCAACCATTTTTAATAGACCAAGTCTTGATGAGTGATCTTTTTTAAATACTTTTAAATGTTCTGTTAAAATTTTAATTTGTTCACTTAATAGTGCGATTTGAACTTCAGCAGACCCTGTGTCTCCCTCTTTTCTTCCATATTTTGCGATAATATTTGCTTTTAAATCCTGATCTAAAGCCATTGTGACCTCCTAATAGGTATATTGTAATCTTACTTTCAAATGAAAATAGGTGCGAATTTTATATAAAGTTTGCTTTATATTTACTTTAAACTAATTAATCAACCACCTGTTTCATAAAAAGCTCTTTTTGAAACTTCATTATCAGATTTACTTGACCATCTGTTTTTTTCTGGTTTATTTTGTAAAACTTTTTTTAATATTTCTGCTGCTTTTTCAACATCATTCGCTCTTATGGCATCTTTTATACTCATTGCATCTTCAAAATATAAACAAGGTATTAAAAATCCTTCTGCTGTAAGCCTAATTCTATTACATGATGAACAAAAATCATCTTTATGTGGTTCTATAATTCCAAACTCATATCCATCTTCAAGCTTGTAATATTGTGCTGGTGAACTCGTATCTCTTGGAACTTTTTCTATATTTTTATATTTTTTAGAGATTATTTCTAAAATCTCATTTGAATTTAGACCTTTTACACTTGTTTTTGCAAAAGAGTTTTCCATAAATTCAATATATCTAACAGGAAAAGAGTTTTTCTTACCAAATTCCAAAATATCAATAATATCAATATCATTTATTCCTTTTAAAGGCACACAATTTATTTTTATTTTTAAGCCAACTTCTTTTGCTTTTTCTATTCCTTCTAAAACTGTTCCTAAAACATCTTTTTGTGCTATTTTTTCTGCTCTGTCTTTATTTAAAGTATCCAAAGAGATATTTATTCGTTTTAATCCTGCATCTTTTAGTTTTTGTGCCATTTGTGGAAGTAAATAAGCATTTGTTGTAAGAGCTAAATCTATATCTTTTTTATAATCACTTATTAACTTTATGAAATAGTCTAAATTGTCTCTTATAAGTGGTTCTCCACCTGTAATTCTAACTTTTTTTATACCTTCATCAATTCCAACTTTTATAAATTTAAACATATCTTCATATGATAATAAATTCTCTTTTGGAACCCATGAAAAAGGTTTTTGAGGCATACAATATTGACATCTAAAATTACATCTTTCTGTAACTGATACTCTTAAATAATCGTGTTTTCTTCCAAATCCATCT is a genomic window containing:
- the hsrA gene encoding homeostatic response regulator transcription factor HsrA, with protein sequence MRILIIEDEITLNRTLQEGLIDFGYQVDTAENYKDAEYFIDIRNYDLVLTDWMLPDGDGIELCKIVKNRSSRTAVVIISARDDKESEIEALKSGADDFIKKPFDFDILLARIEARLRFGGTNIIEIDDLVINPDEEKIEYAGEEIELKGKPFEVLTHLARHRDQIVSKEQLLDAIWEEPELVTPNVIEVAINQIRQKMDKPLNISTIETIRRRGYRFCYPNQVSEEK
- a CDS encoding ExbD/TolR family protein; translation: MRRREQLGLDLTPIIDVVFILLIFFLVTSVFKKEELALMLDLPKAEASGVQVKTEQIFIELNLDKLAIKGIEVSFDSLEDNLKAIENKNDAIVVRIDSKVPYERVVKLLDLLQKYNLNNLALVANDIKK
- the fbaA gene encoding class II fructose-bisphosphate aldolase, which produces MGVLDVVNAGVLSGSEAKKLFAYAKEQGFAIPAVNVVGTDSVNAVLEVASKVKSPIIIQFSNGGAGFYAGKGLKTSDAAVLGAISGANHVHIMAKAYNIPVILHTDHAAKKLLPWIDGLLDAGKEHFNKTGKPLFTSHMLDLSEESLEENISICVEYFKKMKELDMMIEIELGITGGEEDGVDNTNVDNSLLYTQPSEVAYAYEELSKVGENFTIAASFGNVHGVYKPGNVVLSPEILLNSQKYIEENFKTSSKPVDFVFHGGSGSELKDIRDAISYGVIKMNIDTDTQWSFWDGVRAYEDKYHGYLQGQIGNPEGEDKPNKNYYDPRKWIRAGQESMIARLKIAYSDLLALNKN
- a CDS encoding HAMP domain-containing sensor histidine kinase; the encoded protein is MKSRSIYKQFYIKLIIATSLFILSLSFLFFEYSRNSFYNNISESLLVQAKNIEEKYKITNIIEENTNPFYSIRLINNILSLNVYSYSRISKDEKDFVKIDYPLNNNLLLEIRKDITLEKDLLYTIILKNYLSLAVPIFILMLIYSLFVSKNLLRPIVEINKKLSNMDENSLSQIDTKNLPTEFLTLANSINSLTNRIGTYLRFKKELYIGIAHELKTPLAVMKLKNELMLRKPREKEAYIDTINLTISEINSMNIMISSILDIGRTEGAQFEQAKNIELVSYINKKVEDYKMLASQKDINMRFVTNVSSLNISIQETLFMQILQNFVQNAIKFTPNEKSIEIGLKKVDNHINIYVLDEGLGIDESVDVFAPFKKIGKENGVGLGLYLAQIASDALNAKISLKNRDDGKSGAIAKLELHNNKEDEIF
- a CDS encoding shikimate kinase yields the protein MNKNNIILIGFMGVGKGTVARALVKNSSMFSIDTDDLIESMENRKIKNIFASDGEAYFRNLEKKTALWLENSVENTIISTGGGFYKQENLQNIGLVIYLKSSFDGILERIKKAPNAKNKLKKRPLLQNKKEALKLFNTREKEYEKVSNIVIDVEKKDLKNIVKEILGKLNENN
- a CDS encoding DUF2018 family protein is translated as MSKFKDWFTEDEDDIFFGSPKSKFFDIVEQTHRDLVEEELDKVIEKLAVLELIISENKDEDFDLNSFINDFKERNMNEVKSMKKGLYMEISGEIISRLDS
- a CDS encoding 1-aminocyclopropane-1-carboxylate deaminase codes for the protein MDFQSSKVDEVILNSQKYFVKRDDLLHKDFSGNKARKFHYFLNKNLKDYKKIVSHGSNQSNAMYSLSVLAKLKSLDFDYYVSHIPKFLEENPSGNYKKAIENGMNIIVGEVPKTFLKDELFISEGGAVKEAKYGIEILANEIKTWAKQIDIDSKKLKIFLPSGTGTTALYLQHYLPFEVLTNSCVGDDEYLEKQFLELEKTNHPKILEKDKKYHFGKLYKEFYLKHIEILKQTDIEFDLLYDSLGWIVFENYVKNLENKENYTFLYIHQGGILGNETMLERYKRKFTNI
- a CDS encoding AI-2E family transporter; the protein is MQTANLKNYFFYLASFVIIMAGIKMASEIVIILFLAIFISIIFSSVLIFLQKKRIPKLISYIILILIVLTIGFILSYVINISLKDFLKNIPMYEDNLKHLVFNLINLLHNYGFELNIDRAVIMETLNISSFFGITKNLIGSISAFLSKFLLIIIGVAFILAESKSFQTKLKLIFRNDSNKINSFDLFSENIQKYFVVKTFTSFLTGLIIALMLIFFDVDYPILWGVLAMLFNFVPVVGSIIASIPAIILALMSLDILSVIWIITFYLIINISISNILEPKLMGKELGLSPLIIFFSLIFWGYILNIVGMFLAVPLTMSLKIAFDSNKNTRWLGILMSNLSSKRVKKVN
- a CDS encoding peptidylprolyl isomerase; the protein is MKKIVLATALFGTILFAEDYYATVNGNKITKQDISILIQDPRVNYDQLPEDMKKQILDGAINRKLLAKNALSSGVEKDPTYKEALDRIKEDLALQVWQKQKIESISFSEKEKKEFYDKNKDKFNIPETFEASHILIDDESEAKSIIKELDKAINKESKFTELAASKSKDGSANNGGYLGKFASNEMVPEFSEAVKKLSKGAYTKAPVKTQFGYHVILLKDKSSARSLSYDEVKDNIENIMKSEKINKDIEALVSDLRQKAKIVIK
- the hisD gene encoding histidinol dehydrogenase; protein product: MKIINTKDKNFKEEFENILARAKSDIKDVSKIVTNIIDEIIENGDEALKKHIEKFDKWEFKDANELLISTNDMEKAYKNIDDELRKSLHTAYDRIKAYHEKQLPKSWIDFEDNGTILGQKVTPVDRAGLYIPGGKAAYPSSLLMNAIPALVANVKEIVVCTPAPNNEVNELLLAACHLCGVSKVYKVGGASAVAAMAYGTKTIPKVDVITGPGNIFVATAKKLVFGEVNIDMIAGPSEIGILADKNAKANYIAIDLLSQAEHDEMASSILITTCEKLARKTDIEVETYLSKLERETIARKSIDERGAIIIARDMDEAIELMNDIAPEHLEVMTENPFELLPYIKHAGAIFLGENTPEPIGDYIAGPNHTLPTGGTAKFYSPLNVENFLKKSSIISFSKKAIQSLGEPCALLADTEGLTAHAKSVRVRLENN
- a CDS encoding MotA/TolQ/ExbB proton channel family protein; protein product: MDILEFIHKGGAIVYILIVLNFIGFSIIIYKFLTFPKINNILQNIANNVDRTKNVEAQIEFEIKKLERGLVVIKNIAVISPLLGLLGTVVGIYSSFDVISVKGLGDPTIFSGGIAVALITTIAGIIVSIPHQIAYNHFISFVDEAELKAKKEILGA